A genomic region of Xiphophorus couchianus chromosome 18, X_couchianus-1.0, whole genome shotgun sequence contains the following coding sequences:
- the lrch3 gene encoding leucine-rich repeat and calponin homology domain-containing protein 3 isoform X3, which produces MAASVLLGSAESTGLNFTVGAGGNAILGNSNGLGQAGPASWNRSLDRALEEASVSGCLNLSGRKLKEFPRSAANHDLTDTVRADLSRNRLSELPLEVCLFVSLEYLNLYQNCLRSLPDGLVNLQALTHLNLSRNQLSILPAVVCSLPLKVLIASNNKLVSLPEELGQLRHLTELDVSCNEIRTLPSQVGQLEALRDLNIRRNHLVRLPSELAELPLVRLDFSCNKVTSIPVCYRGLTQLQAIVLDNNPLQSPPAQICIKGKVHIFKFLNLEASKTTPELPEFDRRPLTSCVDEAYPGRPYGALDSGFNSVDSGDKRWLGNEVSEEPSELPVRDQRRAGPGGHVLPNGTSDGELEQIDFIDSCVEEEEEGKRRSGGADRSSLSSQFMAYIERRITREGSPVKNSLARAEDMKRHSRNMADGVSASSSSQSQRAGSGYGSVSGTGFGGVERMRREAQLAALRYDEERQKNRSLQRDSVTSYSKKAAQSPSKCSPEPENVYPSRRSTHTDDSALIMQGEDRATLSPTANQSPSYPCSGGGATSRTSGLRPESFLYRLSQRDEKRKGDAVSALPQPKEEAPAAPPLVGEDAALVEQLRKNIEARLKVALPSDLGAALTDGVVLCHLANHVRPRSVPSIHVPSPAVPKLTMAKCRRNVENFLEACRRIGVPQDRLCSVGDVLEGKGGGVYGTLQVLLSMAPPTLSPSLQVQMAGFALFYLSVMSALCAIYVHLAPHA; this is translated from the exons ATGGCGGCCTCGGTGTTACTGGGGTCTGCGGAAAGCACCGGACTCAACTTCACGGTCGGAGCCGGTGGCAATGCTATCCTGGGAAACTCTAATGGACTGGGCCAGGCGGGCCCAGCGTCCTGGAACCGCTCCCTGGACCGGGCGCTGGAAGAAGCGTCGGTTAGCGGCTGTCTGAACCTCAGCGGCAGGAAGCTGAAGGAGTTTCCCCGGAGCGCCGCCAACCACGACCTGACCGACACCGTCCGGGCCG atCTGTCCCGGAACCGGCTGTCGGAGCTTCCTCTGGAGGTTTGCCTCTTCGTGTCTCTGGAGTATCTGAACCTGTACCAGAACTGCCTGAGGTCTCTGCCGGACGGCCTGGTGAACCTGCAGGCCCTGACGCACCTGAACCtcag TCGGAACCAGCTGTCCATCCTGCCGGCCGTCGTCTGCAGCCTTCCTCTCAAGGTTCTGATTGCCTCCAACAACAAACTGGTTTCTCTGCCAGAGGAATTGGGCCAGCTGAGACACCTCACCGAGCTG GATGTGAGCTGTAACGAGATCCGGACGTTACCGTCCCAAGTGGGTCAGCTGGAGGCTCTGAGAGACCTGAACATCCGGAGAAATCACCTGGTCCGACTCCCTTCAG AGCTGGCTGAGCTTCCTCTGGTGCGCCTCGACTTCTCCTGCAACAAAGTGACCTCCATTCCCGTCTGCTACCGCGGCCTGACTCAGCTGCAGGCCATCGTCCTGGACAACAATCCGCTGCAGAGCCCGCCCGCACAG ATCTGCATCAAGGGGAAGGTCCACATCTTCAAGTTCCTGAACCTGGAGGCCAGTAAGACCACGCCGGAGCTGCCCGAGTTCGACAGGAGACCTCTGACCTCCTG TGTTGACGAGGCGTATCCAGGGCGACCGTATGGCGCGCTGGACTCGGGCTTCAACAGCGTGGACAGTGGAGACAAGCGGTGGCTGGGCAACGAG GTTTCAGAGGAACCGTCAGAGCTGCCGGTCAGAGACCAGAGGCGAGCCGGACCAGGAGGACATGTGCTGCCCAACGGGACAT CAGATGGGGAGCTGGAGCAGATAGACTTCATTGACAGCtgtgtggaggaggaagaggaggggaagCGCCGTTCAGGAGGAGCAGACCGGAGCAGCCTCAGCTCTCAGTTCATGGCATACATCGAGAGACGCATCACCAGGGAG GGTTCCCCAGTGAAGAACAGCTTGGCTCGGGCGGAAGACATGAAGAGACACAGCag AAACATGGCTGACGGCGTGTCAGCGTCTTCGAGCTCCCAGAGTCAG AGAGCTGGTTCTGGTTATGGTTCTGTTTCCGGTACTGGTTTTGGAGGTGTGGAGAGGATGAGAAGGGAGGCTCAGCTCGCCGCTCTGAGGTACGACGAAGAGCGGCAGAAGAACCGTTCTCTCCAGAGAGACAGCGTCACCAGCTACTCCAAG AAAGCAGCTCAAAGTCCGTCCAAGTGCAGTCCAGAACCTGAG AACGTCTACCCCTCCAGGCGCTCCACCCACACAGATGACTCTGCCCTCATCATG CAGGGGGAGGACAGAGCCACCTTGTCTCCTACAG CCAATCAGTCGCCTTCGTACCCTTGCTCAGGAGGCGGGGCTACCAGTCGGACATCTGGCCTGCGACCGGAGAGCTTCCTGTATCGCCTCAGTCAGAGGGATGAGAAGAGAAAAG GGGACGCTGTTTCTGCGCTGCCTCAACCCAAGGAGGaagctcctgctgctcctcctctggtGGGTGAAGACGCAGCGCTGGTGGAGCAGCTCAGGAAG AACATCGAGGCCCGGCTGAAGGTGGCGCTGCCGAGCGACCTGGGCGCCGCCCTGACGGACGGCGTGGTGCTGTGCCACCTGGCCAATCACGTGAGGCCGCGCTCCGTCCCCAGCATCCACGTCCCGTCCCCCGCTGTG CCTAAGCTCACCATGGCCAAGTGTCGCCGCAACGTGGAGAATTTCCTGGAGGCGTGTCGCAGGATCGGAGTCCCACAG GACCGCCTCTGCTCGGTGGGCGACGTTCTGGAGGGGAAAGGGGGCGGGGTTTACGGGACGCTGCAGGTGTTGCTCTCAATGGCCCCGCCCACTCTTAGCCCCTCCCTCCAGGTCCAGATGGCCGGCTTTGCCCTGTTTTACCTGTCTGTCATGTCGGCTCTCTGCGCCATCTATGTTCACCTGGCGCCGCACGCTTAG
- the lrch3 gene encoding leucine-rich repeat and calponin homology domain-containing protein 3 isoform X6, translating into MAASVLLGSAESTGLNFTVGAGGNAILGNSNGLGQAGPASWNRSLDRALEEASVSGCLNLSGRKLKEFPRSAANHDLTDTVRADLSRNRLSELPLEVCLFVSLEYLNLYQNCLRSLPDGLVNLQALTHLNLSRNQLSILPAVVCSLPLKVLIASNNKLVSLPEELGQLRHLTELDVSCNEIRTLPSQVGQLEALRDLNIRRNHLVRLPSELAELPLVRLDFSCNKVTSIPVCYRGLTQLQAIVLDNNPLQSPPAQICIKGKVHIFKFLNLEASKTTPELPEFDRRPLTSCVDEAYPGRPYGALDSGFNSVDSGDKRWLGNEVSEEPSELPVRDQRRAGPGGHVLPNGTSDGELEQIDFIDSCVEEEEEGKRRSGGADRSSLSSQFMAYIERRITREGSPVKNSLARAEDMKRHSRNMADGVSASSSSQSQRAGSGYGSVSGTGFGGVERMRREAQLAALRYDEERQKNRSLQRDSVTSYSKKAAQSPSKCSPEPEQGEDRATLSPTANQSPSYPCSGGGATSRTSGLRPESFLYRLSQRDEKRKGDAVSALPQPKEEAPAAPPLVGEDAALVEQLRKNIEARLKVALPSDLGAALTDGVVLCHLANHVRPRSVPSIHVPSPAVPKLTMAKCRRNVENFLEACRRIGVPQDRLCSVGDVLEGKGGGVYGTLQVLLSMAPPTLSPSLQVQMAGFALFYLSVMSALCAIYVHLAPHA; encoded by the exons ATGGCGGCCTCGGTGTTACTGGGGTCTGCGGAAAGCACCGGACTCAACTTCACGGTCGGAGCCGGTGGCAATGCTATCCTGGGAAACTCTAATGGACTGGGCCAGGCGGGCCCAGCGTCCTGGAACCGCTCCCTGGACCGGGCGCTGGAAGAAGCGTCGGTTAGCGGCTGTCTGAACCTCAGCGGCAGGAAGCTGAAGGAGTTTCCCCGGAGCGCCGCCAACCACGACCTGACCGACACCGTCCGGGCCG atCTGTCCCGGAACCGGCTGTCGGAGCTTCCTCTGGAGGTTTGCCTCTTCGTGTCTCTGGAGTATCTGAACCTGTACCAGAACTGCCTGAGGTCTCTGCCGGACGGCCTGGTGAACCTGCAGGCCCTGACGCACCTGAACCtcag TCGGAACCAGCTGTCCATCCTGCCGGCCGTCGTCTGCAGCCTTCCTCTCAAGGTTCTGATTGCCTCCAACAACAAACTGGTTTCTCTGCCAGAGGAATTGGGCCAGCTGAGACACCTCACCGAGCTG GATGTGAGCTGTAACGAGATCCGGACGTTACCGTCCCAAGTGGGTCAGCTGGAGGCTCTGAGAGACCTGAACATCCGGAGAAATCACCTGGTCCGACTCCCTTCAG AGCTGGCTGAGCTTCCTCTGGTGCGCCTCGACTTCTCCTGCAACAAAGTGACCTCCATTCCCGTCTGCTACCGCGGCCTGACTCAGCTGCAGGCCATCGTCCTGGACAACAATCCGCTGCAGAGCCCGCCCGCACAG ATCTGCATCAAGGGGAAGGTCCACATCTTCAAGTTCCTGAACCTGGAGGCCAGTAAGACCACGCCGGAGCTGCCCGAGTTCGACAGGAGACCTCTGACCTCCTG TGTTGACGAGGCGTATCCAGGGCGACCGTATGGCGCGCTGGACTCGGGCTTCAACAGCGTGGACAGTGGAGACAAGCGGTGGCTGGGCAACGAG GTTTCAGAGGAACCGTCAGAGCTGCCGGTCAGAGACCAGAGGCGAGCCGGACCAGGAGGACATGTGCTGCCCAACGGGACAT CAGATGGGGAGCTGGAGCAGATAGACTTCATTGACAGCtgtgtggaggaggaagaggaggggaagCGCCGTTCAGGAGGAGCAGACCGGAGCAGCCTCAGCTCTCAGTTCATGGCATACATCGAGAGACGCATCACCAGGGAG GGTTCCCCAGTGAAGAACAGCTTGGCTCGGGCGGAAGACATGAAGAGACACAGCag AAACATGGCTGACGGCGTGTCAGCGTCTTCGAGCTCCCAGAGTCAG AGAGCTGGTTCTGGTTATGGTTCTGTTTCCGGTACTGGTTTTGGAGGTGTGGAGAGGATGAGAAGGGAGGCTCAGCTCGCCGCTCTGAGGTACGACGAAGAGCGGCAGAAGAACCGTTCTCTCCAGAGAGACAGCGTCACCAGCTACTCCAAG AAAGCAGCTCAAAGTCCGTCCAAGTGCAGTCCAGAACCTGAG CAGGGGGAGGACAGAGCCACCTTGTCTCCTACAG CCAATCAGTCGCCTTCGTACCCTTGCTCAGGAGGCGGGGCTACCAGTCGGACATCTGGCCTGCGACCGGAGAGCTTCCTGTATCGCCTCAGTCAGAGGGATGAGAAGAGAAAAG GGGACGCTGTTTCTGCGCTGCCTCAACCCAAGGAGGaagctcctgctgctcctcctctggtGGGTGAAGACGCAGCGCTGGTGGAGCAGCTCAGGAAG AACATCGAGGCCCGGCTGAAGGTGGCGCTGCCGAGCGACCTGGGCGCCGCCCTGACGGACGGCGTGGTGCTGTGCCACCTGGCCAATCACGTGAGGCCGCGCTCCGTCCCCAGCATCCACGTCCCGTCCCCCGCTGTG CCTAAGCTCACCATGGCCAAGTGTCGCCGCAACGTGGAGAATTTCCTGGAGGCGTGTCGCAGGATCGGAGTCCCACAG GACCGCCTCTGCTCGGTGGGCGACGTTCTGGAGGGGAAAGGGGGCGGGGTTTACGGGACGCTGCAGGTGTTGCTCTCAATGGCCCCGCCCACTCTTAGCCCCTCCCTCCAGGTCCAGATGGCCGGCTTTGCCCTGTTTTACCTGTCTGTCATGTCGGCTCTCTGCGCCATCTATGTTCACCTGGCGCCGCACGCTTAG
- the lrch3 gene encoding leucine-rich repeat and calponin homology domain-containing protein 3 isoform X5, translated as MAASVLLGSAESTGLNFTVGAGGNAILGNSNGLGQAGPASWNRSLDRALEEASVSGCLNLSGRKLKEFPRSAANHDLTDTVRADLSRNRLSELPLEVCLFVSLEYLNLYQNCLRSLPDGLVNLQALTHLNLSRNQLSILPAVVCSLPLKVLIASNNKLVSLPEELGQLRHLTELDVSCNEIRTLPSQVGQLEALRDLNIRRNHLVRLPSELAELPLVRLDFSCNKVTSIPVCYRGLTQLQAIVLDNNPLQSPPAQICIKGKVHIFKFLNLEASKTTPELPEFDRRPLTSCVDEAYPGRPYGALDSGFNSVDSGDKRWLGNEVSEEPSELPVRDQRRAGPGGHVLPNGTSDGELEQIDFIDSCVEEEEEGKRRSGGADRSSLSSQFMAYIERRITREGSPVKNSLARAEDMKRHSRNMADGVSASSSSQSQRAGSGYGSVSGTGFGGVERMRREAQLAALRYDEERQKNRSLQRDSVTSYSKQKAAQSPSKCSPEPEQGEDRATLSPTANQSPSYPCSGGGATSRTSGLRPESFLYRLSQRDEKRKGDAVSALPQPKEEAPAAPPLVGEDAALVEQLRKNIEARLKVALPSDLGAALTDGVVLCHLANHVRPRSVPSIHVPSPAVPKLTMAKCRRNVENFLEACRRIGVPQDRLCSVGDVLEGKGGGVYGTLQVLLSMAPPTLSPSLQVQMAGFALFYLSVMSALCAIYVHLAPHA; from the exons ATGGCGGCCTCGGTGTTACTGGGGTCTGCGGAAAGCACCGGACTCAACTTCACGGTCGGAGCCGGTGGCAATGCTATCCTGGGAAACTCTAATGGACTGGGCCAGGCGGGCCCAGCGTCCTGGAACCGCTCCCTGGACCGGGCGCTGGAAGAAGCGTCGGTTAGCGGCTGTCTGAACCTCAGCGGCAGGAAGCTGAAGGAGTTTCCCCGGAGCGCCGCCAACCACGACCTGACCGACACCGTCCGGGCCG atCTGTCCCGGAACCGGCTGTCGGAGCTTCCTCTGGAGGTTTGCCTCTTCGTGTCTCTGGAGTATCTGAACCTGTACCAGAACTGCCTGAGGTCTCTGCCGGACGGCCTGGTGAACCTGCAGGCCCTGACGCACCTGAACCtcag TCGGAACCAGCTGTCCATCCTGCCGGCCGTCGTCTGCAGCCTTCCTCTCAAGGTTCTGATTGCCTCCAACAACAAACTGGTTTCTCTGCCAGAGGAATTGGGCCAGCTGAGACACCTCACCGAGCTG GATGTGAGCTGTAACGAGATCCGGACGTTACCGTCCCAAGTGGGTCAGCTGGAGGCTCTGAGAGACCTGAACATCCGGAGAAATCACCTGGTCCGACTCCCTTCAG AGCTGGCTGAGCTTCCTCTGGTGCGCCTCGACTTCTCCTGCAACAAAGTGACCTCCATTCCCGTCTGCTACCGCGGCCTGACTCAGCTGCAGGCCATCGTCCTGGACAACAATCCGCTGCAGAGCCCGCCCGCACAG ATCTGCATCAAGGGGAAGGTCCACATCTTCAAGTTCCTGAACCTGGAGGCCAGTAAGACCACGCCGGAGCTGCCCGAGTTCGACAGGAGACCTCTGACCTCCTG TGTTGACGAGGCGTATCCAGGGCGACCGTATGGCGCGCTGGACTCGGGCTTCAACAGCGTGGACAGTGGAGACAAGCGGTGGCTGGGCAACGAG GTTTCAGAGGAACCGTCAGAGCTGCCGGTCAGAGACCAGAGGCGAGCCGGACCAGGAGGACATGTGCTGCCCAACGGGACAT CAGATGGGGAGCTGGAGCAGATAGACTTCATTGACAGCtgtgtggaggaggaagaggaggggaagCGCCGTTCAGGAGGAGCAGACCGGAGCAGCCTCAGCTCTCAGTTCATGGCATACATCGAGAGACGCATCACCAGGGAG GGTTCCCCAGTGAAGAACAGCTTGGCTCGGGCGGAAGACATGAAGAGACACAGCag AAACATGGCTGACGGCGTGTCAGCGTCTTCGAGCTCCCAGAGTCAG AGAGCTGGTTCTGGTTATGGTTCTGTTTCCGGTACTGGTTTTGGAGGTGTGGAGAGGATGAGAAGGGAGGCTCAGCTCGCCGCTCTGAGGTACGACGAAGAGCGGCAGAAGAACCGTTCTCTCCAGAGAGACAGCGTCACCAGCTACTCCAAG CAGAAAGCAGCTCAAAGTCCGTCCAAGTGCAGTCCAGAACCTGAG CAGGGGGAGGACAGAGCCACCTTGTCTCCTACAG CCAATCAGTCGCCTTCGTACCCTTGCTCAGGAGGCGGGGCTACCAGTCGGACATCTGGCCTGCGACCGGAGAGCTTCCTGTATCGCCTCAGTCAGAGGGATGAGAAGAGAAAAG GGGACGCTGTTTCTGCGCTGCCTCAACCCAAGGAGGaagctcctgctgctcctcctctggtGGGTGAAGACGCAGCGCTGGTGGAGCAGCTCAGGAAG AACATCGAGGCCCGGCTGAAGGTGGCGCTGCCGAGCGACCTGGGCGCCGCCCTGACGGACGGCGTGGTGCTGTGCCACCTGGCCAATCACGTGAGGCCGCGCTCCGTCCCCAGCATCCACGTCCCGTCCCCCGCTGTG CCTAAGCTCACCATGGCCAAGTGTCGCCGCAACGTGGAGAATTTCCTGGAGGCGTGTCGCAGGATCGGAGTCCCACAG GACCGCCTCTGCTCGGTGGGCGACGTTCTGGAGGGGAAAGGGGGCGGGGTTTACGGGACGCTGCAGGTGTTGCTCTCAATGGCCCCGCCCACTCTTAGCCCCTCCCTCCAGGTCCAGATGGCCGGCTTTGCCCTGTTTTACCTGTCTGTCATGTCGGCTCTCTGCGCCATCTATGTTCACCTGGCGCCGCACGCTTAG
- the lrch3 gene encoding leucine-rich repeat and calponin homology domain-containing protein 3 isoform X1 — protein MAASVLLGSAESTGLNFTVGAGGNAILGNSNGLGQAGPASWNRSLDRALEEASVSGCLNLSGRKLKEFPRSAANHDLTDTVRADLSRNRLSELPLEVCLFVSLEYLNLYQNCLRSLPDGLVNLQALTHLNLSRNQLSILPAVVCSLPLKVLIASNNKLVSLPEELGQLRHLTELDVSCNEIRTLPSQVGQLEALRDLNIRRNHLVRLPSELAELPLVRLDFSCNKVTSIPVCYRGLTQLQAIVLDNNPLQSPPAQICIKGKVHIFKFLNLEASKTTPELPEFDRRPLTSCVDEAYPGRPYGALDSGFNSVDSGDKRWLGNEVSEEPSELPVRDQRRAGPGGHVLPNGTSDGELEQIDFIDSCVEEEEEGKRRSGGADRSSLSSQFMAYIERRITREGSPVKNSLARAEDMKRHSRNMADGVSASSSSQSQRAGSGYGSVSGTGFGGVERMRREAQLAALRYDEERQKNRSLQRDSVTSYSKQKAAQSPSKCSPEPENVYPSRRSTHTDDSALIMQGEDRATLSPTANQSPSYPCSGGGATSRTSGLRPESFLYRLSQRDEKRKGDAVSALPQPKEEAPAAPPLVGEDAALVEQLRKNIEARLKVALPSDLGAALTDGVVLCHLANHVRPRSVPSIHVPSPAVPKLTMAKCRRNVENFLEACRRIGVPQDRLCSVGDVLEGKGGGVYGTLQVLLSMAPPTLSPSLQVQMAGFALFYLSVMSALCAIYVHLAPHA, from the exons ATGGCGGCCTCGGTGTTACTGGGGTCTGCGGAAAGCACCGGACTCAACTTCACGGTCGGAGCCGGTGGCAATGCTATCCTGGGAAACTCTAATGGACTGGGCCAGGCGGGCCCAGCGTCCTGGAACCGCTCCCTGGACCGGGCGCTGGAAGAAGCGTCGGTTAGCGGCTGTCTGAACCTCAGCGGCAGGAAGCTGAAGGAGTTTCCCCGGAGCGCCGCCAACCACGACCTGACCGACACCGTCCGGGCCG atCTGTCCCGGAACCGGCTGTCGGAGCTTCCTCTGGAGGTTTGCCTCTTCGTGTCTCTGGAGTATCTGAACCTGTACCAGAACTGCCTGAGGTCTCTGCCGGACGGCCTGGTGAACCTGCAGGCCCTGACGCACCTGAACCtcag TCGGAACCAGCTGTCCATCCTGCCGGCCGTCGTCTGCAGCCTTCCTCTCAAGGTTCTGATTGCCTCCAACAACAAACTGGTTTCTCTGCCAGAGGAATTGGGCCAGCTGAGACACCTCACCGAGCTG GATGTGAGCTGTAACGAGATCCGGACGTTACCGTCCCAAGTGGGTCAGCTGGAGGCTCTGAGAGACCTGAACATCCGGAGAAATCACCTGGTCCGACTCCCTTCAG AGCTGGCTGAGCTTCCTCTGGTGCGCCTCGACTTCTCCTGCAACAAAGTGACCTCCATTCCCGTCTGCTACCGCGGCCTGACTCAGCTGCAGGCCATCGTCCTGGACAACAATCCGCTGCAGAGCCCGCCCGCACAG ATCTGCATCAAGGGGAAGGTCCACATCTTCAAGTTCCTGAACCTGGAGGCCAGTAAGACCACGCCGGAGCTGCCCGAGTTCGACAGGAGACCTCTGACCTCCTG TGTTGACGAGGCGTATCCAGGGCGACCGTATGGCGCGCTGGACTCGGGCTTCAACAGCGTGGACAGTGGAGACAAGCGGTGGCTGGGCAACGAG GTTTCAGAGGAACCGTCAGAGCTGCCGGTCAGAGACCAGAGGCGAGCCGGACCAGGAGGACATGTGCTGCCCAACGGGACAT CAGATGGGGAGCTGGAGCAGATAGACTTCATTGACAGCtgtgtggaggaggaagaggaggggaagCGCCGTTCAGGAGGAGCAGACCGGAGCAGCCTCAGCTCTCAGTTCATGGCATACATCGAGAGACGCATCACCAGGGAG GGTTCCCCAGTGAAGAACAGCTTGGCTCGGGCGGAAGACATGAAGAGACACAGCag AAACATGGCTGACGGCGTGTCAGCGTCTTCGAGCTCCCAGAGTCAG AGAGCTGGTTCTGGTTATGGTTCTGTTTCCGGTACTGGTTTTGGAGGTGTGGAGAGGATGAGAAGGGAGGCTCAGCTCGCCGCTCTGAGGTACGACGAAGAGCGGCAGAAGAACCGTTCTCTCCAGAGAGACAGCGTCACCAGCTACTCCAAG CAGAAAGCAGCTCAAAGTCCGTCCAAGTGCAGTCCAGAACCTGAG AACGTCTACCCCTCCAGGCGCTCCACCCACACAGATGACTCTGCCCTCATCATG CAGGGGGAGGACAGAGCCACCTTGTCTCCTACAG CCAATCAGTCGCCTTCGTACCCTTGCTCAGGAGGCGGGGCTACCAGTCGGACATCTGGCCTGCGACCGGAGAGCTTCCTGTATCGCCTCAGTCAGAGGGATGAGAAGAGAAAAG GGGACGCTGTTTCTGCGCTGCCTCAACCCAAGGAGGaagctcctgctgctcctcctctggtGGGTGAAGACGCAGCGCTGGTGGAGCAGCTCAGGAAG AACATCGAGGCCCGGCTGAAGGTGGCGCTGCCGAGCGACCTGGGCGCCGCCCTGACGGACGGCGTGGTGCTGTGCCACCTGGCCAATCACGTGAGGCCGCGCTCCGTCCCCAGCATCCACGTCCCGTCCCCCGCTGTG CCTAAGCTCACCATGGCCAAGTGTCGCCGCAACGTGGAGAATTTCCTGGAGGCGTGTCGCAGGATCGGAGTCCCACAG GACCGCCTCTGCTCGGTGGGCGACGTTCTGGAGGGGAAAGGGGGCGGGGTTTACGGGACGCTGCAGGTGTTGCTCTCAATGGCCCCGCCCACTCTTAGCCCCTCCCTCCAGGTCCAGATGGCCGGCTTTGCCCTGTTTTACCTGTCTGTCATGTCGGCTCTCTGCGCCATCTATGTTCACCTGGCGCCGCACGCTTAG